The proteins below come from a single Vanacampus margaritifer isolate UIUO_Vmar chromosome 10, RoL_Vmar_1.0, whole genome shotgun sequence genomic window:
- the LOC144058901 gene encoding uncharacterized protein LOC144058901, producing MTEYFLLILYFSAFICLCALVCLYFSGCQEMTYKHDGKISMGFMNNHKKNVCFFGTGQQK from the coding sequence ATGACGGAGTACTTTCTTCTCATCCTCTACTTCTCCGCCTTTATTTGTCTGTGTGCACTGGTCTGCCTTTACTTCTCCGGTTGCCAGGAGATGACTTATAAACACGATGGTAAGATCTCTATGGGCTTTAtgaacaatcataaaaaaaatgtttgtttttttgggacagGTCAGCAAAAGTAG